A stretch of Megalobrama amblycephala isolate DHTTF-2021 linkage group LG14, ASM1881202v1, whole genome shotgun sequence DNA encodes these proteins:
- the pkp2 gene encoding plakophilin-2, with translation MAKEADFMRSVLPVRGAFHSEDSSLALPEADKLTLADTHRLNRLQQQVQLTLSRKRKKPKLPESSLSDSLSSCHISSSSSLGSLHTKRTIPFNHEATRSLRMIERSQWSSTEPPRFHRGYGSFRYTTKRADLRWGSNSFTLPSDPAANHFQLKKHPLRYARSEVLRNPGLSAVTQLPSNSVYENNHIDDTDEVFLPSTPHNAPAERNRMELEKHTLQRTLCKPREGGFGALEQSENVSWQSHIRKPSLDIVAGRRPSPPGSLISMEEQSGCLARIEKLDVNKQHAMTMSAKKGRQGEPGTVMTLKEAVNLLAQDNMETQITAANFIQNQCFNSPDAKKKVLYLQGIPKLLTLMQNESEELQRAAVSALRNIAFENNENKMEVKDCEGLPVILRLLKKNRDIETRRQLTGLLWNLSSHDLLKEQLAIEAVKPLTDCVLVPCSGISEGEDPKLELLADPEIFYNATGCLRNLSSAGPDGRKAMRDCEDLIESVIYYIRGTIADYKPDDKATENCVCILHNLSYRFDCEVPRVDSPVLQQPRQNHNVETSNPGCFILNSPKNSEEDADTDYPLLEENGSPHGVEWLWSAITVRMYLSLIAVSTNQHTKQASIGALQNLTACSGETSQAIAHFIVHKEGGLSQVKKMLQEGEKEEIRISVSLLKNISRYRELHTDIVKQVLPELVAILPNSDQSVEQPIEVTVTICHILINLSHASVSNTTAIINQGALPKIISISSKDNRFGPTRAGQAACILLHTLWRHSELHSSFKKAGYRKTDFINNRTVKAVNSARD, from the exons ATGGCAAAGGAGGCAGATTTTATGCGGTCTGTGTTGCCCGTTCGCGGCGCTTTTCACTCGGAAGACTCTTCTTTAGCTTTACCTGAGGCGGACAAACTAACTCTCGCGGACACTCACCGGCTCAACAGACTACAGCAACAAGTGCAGCTCACTCTCTCTCGGAAAAGAAAGAAACCAAAACTGCCAG AGTCATCACTCTCAGACAGTCTGTCCAGCTGTCATATTTCAAGTAGTTCATCTTTAGGAAGTCTACACACAAAG CGGACGATACCCTTCAATCATGAAGCTACAAGGTCGTTGCGGATGATTGAGCGTTCTCAGTGGTCAAGTACAGAGCCGCCTCGATTTCACAGAGGCTATGGAAGTTTTCGTTATACCACTAAAAGAGCTGATTTACGCTGGGGGTCCAATTCTTTCACTCTCCCGTCGGACCCTGCAGCCAACCATTTCCAACTGAAAAAACACCCTCTACGTTATGCCCGCTCTGAGGTTCTCCGAAACCCGGGCCTGTCGGCTGTCACTCAGCTCCCCAGTAACTCTGTGTATGAGAACAATCACATAGATGATACAGATGAAGTATTTTTACCCAGCACCCCACACAATGCTCCTGCAGAGAGGAACAGGATGGAGTTAGAGAAACACACCCTTCAGAGGACCCTCTGCAAGCCAAGAGAGGGGGGTTTCGGTGCTCTCGAACAATCAGAGAACGTGTCCTGGCAGAGCCACATCCGGAAGCCGAGCCTGGATATTGTTGCAGGAAGACGACCCTCCCCACCTGGCTCACTAATCAGCATGGAGGAGCAGTCAGGATGTTTAGCGAGGATAGAAAAGCTGGATGTCAACAAGCAACATGCAATGACAATGTCAGCAAA GAAGGGCAGACAAGGTGAACCAGGTACAGTGATGACTCTAAAAGAGGCTGTAAATCTCCTGGCACAAGATAACATGGAAACACAAATCACTGCGGCAAACTTTATACAGAACCAGTGCTTTAACAGTCCTGATGCCAAGAAAAAA GTACTTTATCTTCAAGGCATCCCAAAGCTGCTGACGCTCATGCAGAATGAGAGCGAGGAGCTCCAGCGGGCTGCCGTCAGCGCGCTCCGAAATATTGCTTtcgaaaacaatgaaaacaaaatggaaGTCAAAGACTGTGAGGGGCTTCCAGTGATCCTAAGACTGCTCAAGAAGAACCGAGACATCGAGACGCGACGGCAGCTCACTG GGCTGCTGTGGAATCTGTCTTCTCATGACCTTCTGAAAGAGCAGCTCGCTATAGAAGCGGTCAAACCTCTCACAGACTGTGTGCTTGTGCCCTGCTCAGGCATTTCTGAAGGGGAAGACCCCAAGTTGGAGCTCCTAGCTGACCCTGAAATTTTCTACAATGCTACTGGCTGCCTGAG aaATTTGAGTTCAGCCGGTCCAGATGGACGTAAAGCCATGCGGGACTGTGAGGATCTCATTGAGTCTGTCATCTATTATATCCGTGGTACCATTGCAGACTACAAACCTGATGATAAG GCCACAGAAAACTGTGTGTGCATCCTGCACAACCTTTCTTATCGATTTGATTGTGAGGTGCCTCGTGTGGATTCCCCGGTGTTACAACAGCCCAGACAGAATCACAATGTAGAAACTAGCAATCCTGGCTGTTTCATTCTCAACAGTCCTAAAAACTCTGAGGAG GATGCAGATACAGACTATCCCCTACTCGAGGAGAATGGCAGCCCTCATGGTGTGGAGTGGCTCTGGAGCGCCATCACCGTCCGCATGTATCTCTCCCTCATTGCCGTCAGCACAAACCAGCACACAAAACAGGCATCCATTGGAGCACTACAGAACCTCACGGCTTGTTCTGGAGAG ACATCCCAGGCCATCGCACACTTCATCGTGCACAAGGAGGGAGGCCTGTCTCAGGTGAAGAAGATGCTTCAAGAAGGAGAGAAGGAAGAGATCAGAATATCTGTGTCATTGCTGAAAAACATCTCTCGCTACCGAGAACTGCATACTGATATTG TTAAACAGGTGCTGCCAGAGCTGGTTGCCATCCTGCCAAACTCTGATCAAAGCGTAGAGCAGCCAATAGAGGTCACGGTAACAATATGTCACATCCTCATCAATCTGAGCCATGCATCTGTATCGAACACTACTGCCATCATAAACCAAGGAGCGTTACCCAAGATCATCAGCATCAGCTCCAAAGACAACAG GTTTGGACCAACACGGGCGGGCCAAGCGGCCTGTATTTTACTTCATACCCTGTGGAGACATTCAGAGTTGCACAGCAGTTTCAAGAAG